DNA from Nitrospira sp.:
ATAGAATCTGGTCGAGCGATCTGGTTTCCGAATACTATTCACATCCTCAGAGACAGGTATGGACTCCACCACGACAAGCACTCCCACTCGTGAAGAGCTGAATGCCGAGCTGCTCGAAGTCCCGGAACCGCCGGAGCAGCCGGAATCACCGCCTCCCCCGGGGTTTGAGGACAGTTTAGACATCGCACTGCGGCATATCAAAGGCCGAAGGGGCGGTGATCTGGTCGGCATCATACTCGTCGGATCGGGAGCTCGGAGGGCCGTGACTTCTCATAGCGACATCGATCTGATCGCCCTCGTCAAGGGAGAAGCCGACAGCCAGGAAATCATCCGCGTCGGCGATCGCATGGCGGATATTCGCTACCATGGCCACCACTCCGTCGAGGAAGACCTCGCCTACTCGCTTCGGCTCCCCTCGCTGCTTCGAAAAGGCAGAATTCTTTTCGATCACGACGGCATCTGTGCGAATTTGATCGAAGAGGTGCACCAGCGCTTTCGCCAAGGTCCGCCACCGGCTTCAATCAATGAACAAATTCGCCTCAAGGCCGAGTGCTATCACCTGTTGGGCAAGACGCAGGACTTCCTGGACAAGCCTGGAACGGCCCACTACCTATTGATGCTGTTTTACGAGGATTGCATCTCGGCGTTTTTTCGTTTGAGAGGGTTTTGGTTGGTCGCCCCGGTGGATGTCCACCGGTTCATGTTTTCGCGCGAGCCGGCGCTCGCCGACCTGGCCGGACAATTTCTGACGGCTGCCACCCTCACCGATCGGCTCAACTTCGGTCGGCAATTTGCCGATCTCATTTTTAAGGATGTCCCGAATCCTCCTCGTATCGACTGACCGGAGTCTTCAACCGGCTGCTCCGCGTAAGAAACGTATTTCGCATGCAAGGTGAAGGAAGCCGTACCAGCCTGTAGATCGATCGATGGAGGCTGCATCGACTGTTACAAGCGACAAACGAAGGAGCTCTCTCATGGAACTGGGATTTATCGGACTCGGCAAGATGGGGATGAATATGGTGACCCGCCTTCGGCGCGATCAACACCGCGTCGTGGTCTATGATCGATCCAACGACTTGATCACACAGGCAGAAGGCCAGGGGTGCATCGGTTCCTCGTCTCTTGCCGATCTTGTCAGTAAGCTCAGCGCTCCGCGTGCCGTCTGGATCATGGTTCCGTCCGGAGCCCCTACCGAAGAAACCATCCGGGCCGTGGCTGCGCTTTTGCAATCCGGCGACACCATCGTGGACGGTGGAAATACGAGATTTCACGACGATGTGCGGCGTGCTGCCGAGCTGAAGAGAAACGGTATCCACTATGTCGACGCGGGAACCAGCGGAGGGATCTGGGGACTGAAAGTCGGCTATTGTCTCATGGTCGGCGGAGAAGACGCAGTCGTCAAACAGCTTGAGCCGGTGTTGAAGACCCTGGCGCCTGAAAATGGTTGGGCCCACGTCGGCGCGGTCGGTGCCGGGCATTATGTGAAGATGGTCCACAACGGCATTGAGTACAGCATGATGCAAGGCTATGCCGAAGGATTTGAGTTGATGTCGAAGAGCGAGTACAAGCTGGATCTCGCGCGCGTGGCTGATTTGTGGATGCACGGGAGCGTCGTCCGATCCTGGTTGTTGGAACTGGCCGCTGGCGCGCTCAAGGACGACCAAAAGCTGGACAAGCTCAAAGGGTATGTTCAAGACTCCGGAGAAGGCCGGTGGATGATCGCCGATGCCATCGAGAAAGATGTGCCGGTTCCCACCCTCACCACGGCGCTCTTCACGCGGTTTCGATCGCGGCAGGAAGAATCGTTTGCCGAAAAGATGCTGGCGGCCCTGCGGAACGCCTTCGGTGGTCACGCCGTCCGACGATAACGACCGAATTTCAGGAATATTCCTTACTATGGCTCTAACGAATACGCAACGGATCGACATCAGTCCTGCCCAAGAACCGCTGTCACCCATCGAGCCCTGTACCCTGGTCATTTTCGGCGGCTCGGGAGATCTAGCCCGCAGACGCCTTATCCCCGCCGTTTACAATCTCCTTCTCGACGGATTGCTGCCGTCGAACTACGTCGTGCTCGGCTTGGGCCGCACCTCTATGAGCGATGAAGAATTTCGAACCACCGTCCGAGACGGCGTGATCAAACATTCCCGGCAGGCTTTAATCGAAGAGACGTGGAACGCCTTTTCTCAGCACCTGTTTTACCTGGCAGGAGGAAATGACGACGCACAAACCTATACCCGACTGAAGGAACGAGCCGAGGATCTCGAGCGGAGATTCCAACTACCGGGGAATCGCATTTTCTATCTCAGTATCCCCCCCAGTTCCTTCACATCCGTCTGTGAAGGCTTGTCCCAGTCAGGTCTCGCAGGTACTCTCGACTCTCGTGCACCCTATACTCGCATCATCGTCGAAAAACCCGTTGGGCGTGACCTCGCCTCTGCCCAAGCCATCAACGAAGTGACGGGCCGCGTCTTCGATGAATCACAGATTTTCCGCATCGATCATTATTTGGGCAAAGAGACGGTCCAAAATCTCATGGTCGTACGTTTCGCCAACAGCATCTTCGAGCCGATCTGGAACTACAAGTACGTGGACCACGTCCAGATCACTGTCAGCGAAGCCGAAGGCGTGGGGACCAGGGCCACGTACTACGAAGAAGCCGGCGCGCTACGAGACATGATCCAGAATCATATGCTTCAATTGCTTTGCTTGGTCGCTATGGAACCCCCGTACTCGCTTGATCCCGACGTGGTGCGAAACGCCAAGATGGAAGTGCTTCGCTGCCTGCGGCCCATCACGGCCAAGGATGTGGACAAGTTCACCGTGCGAGCCCAATATACGGAGGGGACGGCACATGGCAAGCCGGTTCCGGGCTATCGCCGCGAAAAAGGAGTCAAGCCGAACTCCACCACCGAAACTTATGTAGCCGTGAAATGTTTCGTGGAAAACTGGCGCTGGTCCGGGGTGCCGTTCTACTTGCGGACCGGGAAAGCGTTGCCCCTGCGCGCCAGCGAAGTCGCCGTGCAATTCAAAGAAATTCCACAGATCCTCTTCAATGCCGGCGGACAGACGCCTCAAGCTCCAAACGTCTTAGCGTTGAAAATCCAACCGGAAGAAGGGCTCACACTCCGTATCGTCTCACGGGTACCTGGCACCCGCGAGCAAACCCATCCGGTTGAAATGGACTTTAAGTACGGGGAAGTGTTTGGTCGACCTTCTCCGGAGGCCTATGAGCGCCTCCTGCTCGACGTGATGGCCGGAGATGCGTCCCGCTTCATGCGGCGCGATGCCGTGGAAGCTTCCTGGGCCTGGATCACCCAGATTCTCGAAGCCTGGGACAAGTCGGGACAACGATGGCTTCCCGAATACCAAGCCGGGACCTGGGGACCGGTGGAAGCGGATCGGCTGATCCAAAACGATGGCCGCACCTGGCGAGTGCTGTAAAAAGCTCTCCCCTAACGGCACCCCCGTCCGCCCTCGTTACAGCAGCGCTCTCTTGCTCTTTCTCATTCCTCAGCGATTGATCAGACGGCCACCGATAGTGAAGGGAGGAAGTCCGCCAAAGAAGCGGCAAACAAGCTCGCTCCCCCCATTTGCTATACATCTCAAATATGCGCCCAAATCTGGATCCGATGTCGCTGAGAAACGAAATTGTGGCGCAATTGGTCCGCTGCCATCTGAGGAGAATGTTTCGAGAACGGTTTTCACCCGGTAGTGTCCCTCAGTTGGGCCAAGTGATGATTCTGCACTAAATCCTGGCATGGTCATTTCACACCTCCTATTTCTAGATTCAACGGTTCATGATCCCGATCGATACGGCTGTTTCGGTTCATCTCATCCAGCACGGATATCCATGTGGCATTCGCCTATAAACCAAAAATCTCCTGCCATACCGCAATATGCGTCACCGCCAAAGCAATGCCCTCACAAGTCGCAGATGATGCCGCCCGAAGCATGGTCGTACCGGCAGTGACCGCCGGGATTCTCTTCGCCGGAATAACATCTTCCCGAATTGCAGGCATTGCAAACGGCACGCGGCTTCCAGCCGTTTGCCTCGCAATTCTCGAGAATGAAATCGCAGTTTTCGCACCTCGGAATCGCAGGGATGACTACGCCCGACTGAACAGCGACTGACTGGACGCTGCGATAGCGCCCCTGCGCAGCCTGCAGTGATCGTTCGGCACTGAAACCAGGCATGTTGATCGTGTTCATTTTGGTCTCCTTTCAGAGATAATGAGTCTTAGTCCGTTCCCTTCCTGCTAACCAAGAACCGGGACCTCTTAAATTGGACGCCGTCGCATGGAGAGCGACATTGCCGTTTTGGAGCAAGCCTTCAAAAAGCCAAAAGTCGTGGAACTCCTGGCCATCCGTAATCGGCAGCAGCGTGGCTGGGTGATAGCCAGCAACAGCCAGGGC
Protein-coding regions in this window:
- the zwf gene encoding glucose-6-phosphate dehydrogenase, producing the protein MALTNTQRIDISPAQEPLSPIEPCTLVIFGGSGDLARRRLIPAVYNLLLDGLLPSNYVVLGLGRTSMSDEEFRTTVRDGVIKHSRQALIEETWNAFSQHLFYLAGGNDDAQTYTRLKERAEDLERRFQLPGNRIFYLSIPPSSFTSVCEGLSQSGLAGTLDSRAPYTRIIVEKPVGRDLASAQAINEVTGRVFDESQIFRIDHYLGKETVQNLMVVRFANSIFEPIWNYKYVDHVQITVSEAEGVGTRATYYEEAGALRDMIQNHMLQLLCLVAMEPPYSLDPDVVRNAKMEVLRCLRPITAKDVDKFTVRAQYTEGTAHGKPVPGYRREKGVKPNSTTETYVAVKCFVENWRWSGVPFYLRTGKALPLRASEVAVQFKEIPQILFNAGGQTPQAPNVLALKIQPEEGLTLRIVSRVPGTREQTHPVEMDFKYGEVFGRPSPEAYERLLLDVMAGDASRFMRRDAVEASWAWITQILEAWDKSGQRWLPEYQAGTWGPVEADRLIQNDGRTWRVL
- a CDS encoding poly-gamma-glutamate hydrolase family protein; protein product: MDKYGSMTELYADQDNVEGTTYGKRWRRHEWGQLVEEQVTDNTETQTIVMAVHGGGVEPGTSEIALAVAGYHPATLLPITDGQEFHDFWLFEGLLQNGNVALHATASNLRGPGSWLAGRERTKTHYL
- the gnd gene encoding decarboxylating 6-phosphogluconate dehydrogenase, translated to MELGFIGLGKMGMNMVTRLRRDQHRVVVYDRSNDLITQAEGQGCIGSSSLADLVSKLSAPRAVWIMVPSGAPTEETIRAVAALLQSGDTIVDGGNTRFHDDVRRAAELKRNGIHYVDAGTSGGIWGLKVGYCLMVGGEDAVVKQLEPVLKTLAPENGWAHVGAVGAGHYVKMVHNGIEYSMMQGYAEGFELMSKSEYKLDLARVADLWMHGSVVRSWLLELAAGALKDDQKLDKLKGYVQDSGEGRWMIADAIEKDVPVPTLTTALFTRFRSRQEESFAEKMLAALRNAFGGHAVRR